In one Umezawaea sp. Da 62-37 genomic region, the following are encoded:
- a CDS encoding enoyl-CoA hydratase-related protein: MQFRTFSIEVDRGVATVVLRGTGGGNAMGGLVWTELPAVVAALDADEAVRAVVLRGAGECFSTGLDLRWYLPHYRRLTRHPDTLPARLLTEATAMQEAISAVAGSGLPWIAAVHGDCVGAGLDLVSACDIRLAAADASFSLREIRIGIVADLGSLQRLPHIVGAAATREFALTGRDISAGEALARGLVTRVLPDLDALVEDATGVAARIAAYAPATVAGVKSVLDRTRDMSVAEGLRHVALWNAAFLPHPALPDLLASALRSSTNGGTDD, from the coding sequence GTGCAGTTCCGCACCTTCTCGATCGAAGTGGACCGCGGTGTCGCGACGGTCGTGCTGCGCGGCACCGGCGGCGGCAACGCCATGGGCGGTCTGGTGTGGACCGAACTGCCCGCCGTGGTGGCGGCGCTGGACGCCGACGAGGCCGTGCGCGCGGTCGTGCTGCGCGGAGCCGGGGAATGTTTCAGCACCGGACTGGACCTGCGCTGGTACCTGCCGCACTACCGGCGCCTCACCCGCCACCCCGACACCCTGCCAGCGCGGCTGCTCACCGAGGCCACCGCGATGCAGGAGGCCATCAGCGCCGTGGCCGGCAGCGGACTGCCGTGGATCGCGGCCGTGCACGGCGACTGCGTCGGCGCCGGACTGGACCTCGTCTCGGCGTGCGACATCCGACTGGCGGCCGCCGACGCGTCCTTCTCCCTGCGCGAGATCCGCATCGGCATCGTGGCCGACCTCGGCAGCCTGCAACGCCTGCCGCACATCGTGGGCGCCGCCGCGACCCGCGAGTTCGCCCTCACCGGTCGCGACATCAGCGCCGGGGAGGCATTGGCCAGGGGACTGGTCACCAGGGTGCTGCCCGACCTCGACGCGCTGGTCGAGGACGCGACGGGCGTCGCCGCACGGATCGCCGCGTACGCGCCCGCCACCGTGGCCGGCGTCAAGTCGGTCCTGGACCGCACCAGGGACATGTCCGTGGCCGAAGGACTGCGCCACGTCGCGTTGTGGAACGCGGCCTTCCTGCCCCACCCCGCACTTCCGGACCTGCTCGCCTCCGCGCTCAGGTCGTCCACCAATGGAGGAACCGATGACTGA
- a CDS encoding flavin reductase has product MLCDRFATGPQDERFRDVPTRTVNGVPLLADAAAAVVCDLRDELAYADHALLVGAPTWHTVDATGAPLVLHQRGFHSLS; this is encoded by the coding sequence GTGCTCTGCGACCGCTTCGCCACCGGCCCGCAGGACGAGCGGTTCCGCGACGTGCCCACGCGGACCGTCAACGGCGTCCCCCTGCTCGCCGACGCCGCGGCCGCGGTGGTGTGCGACCTGCGCGACGAACTCGCCTACGCCGACCACGCCCTGCTCGTGGGCGCGCCGACGTGGCACACCGTCGACGCCACGGGCGCGCCGCTGGTGCTGCACCAGCGCGGCTTCCACTCGTTGAGCTGA